The DNA window CAAGGAAGCGCACTTCCGCGAAAGCGCCCTGCGCGAGGATTGCGGCGAGTGCGAGACCGAGGGTCAGGACCCGGCCCGTGTTTCGGAATCTCATCGAAATCTCCTTGTCCCGGACCGTCGCTCGGGCAAAGGAATCCTCGACGAGCAGCTCTCGGCGGTTTACGGGGCTGGCTTTTTGCAGTGACGTACTATTGCCCAAGCTCAACCGCTCGGCGAGGCCGACACCTCAGGCTGACCGTTCGGATGACACGGTGCAATGCCCGACGGGGTGGGAGATCCCAGGCCGGTAGGGTAGGTCGCCAGTCCTCGAAAGAAGCCACCAAAAAGGTTCCGCGAAGCCGCGCCTATTGCTTCAAACGATCCCATGAAACGACAGAAGAGGTCCGAGAAGCGCGGCTTATCGGACCCTCTAGCTCCTAGACTCTCGCTCGGGAGACGCTCTACCAAAGTTGATGGGACTCTCCCGAATCCCTATCCGCACCTTTCGGCGCCATTCCTGGATCGTGCGGACGCTGATATCGAGAATGTCGGCCGCTTCGCATTGTTTCGAAAGAAGGCGGGAGAAAACGTGCGCGGTCTTGGTCTCCACTTTGCCTTCCCAATCGCCATCCGCGCAGGAGCCGACTACCGAACGAGTTGCAGACTCTCCAAGAGCTTCTCGAAGTCCTCCCTGAGACTCGCGGCAGGCGGGGGACCGTCGGGATGGGTTTCGGAGTAATGAGTGATCACGAAGTACTCGTTGCCCATGGGGCGAGGGAAGCAGAGGTACAGACTGGATATCTGTGCACCGTCTTGACTCTTGACCACATAGTCCATCGTAAAGAAAGTCTTCCCGCCAATGTCGGTCTCGCCCATGACGAGGTCTTCGAGCTTGTAAAGCCCCGGCTCGACGCCCCATCGGATCATTGTGCTCTCCTCATGTCCGCGAAAGGCGTCGGCGATCTCCTTGGGCGTCGACGCTCTCAAGCTCGGGAACCGGATGATGTTCACCATCACCTGGATCTGGAATGTGGACTTTGAGACCTGTCTGGTGAGAGTCGTCGTTTCGTTCTGCTTGGGGACGCGCTTGACCCGCCAGCCTCGCTCAGTGGGTTTGGCGAACGAATAGTGCGGCATCTCGATGCGTCGCGTCTTGCCATGAACCGAGGTGGCTAGCGTCACGCAGCCGACAACCAACGCCACCCATGTGATGGACCGTCGAACTCTGATCATGATGGGCCCTCCTTATCCCACCGGAGCCGATTGAAAAGCTCGCTGATTGAGTTGAGCAGGTGGACCTGCTTTCCCTTGGAGAAGTTCGACGGTATGACGCTCTCGGCGGCGAGCATGTCCACGTCCTCAGCGAGTCGCACGAAGAAGACCTGCTCTGCGGGCGACTTCGGACCCGCGGGCGCCCTGCATCGCATCGTGACCGCGATCGTGCCGCGCTCCGGATTCGGTTGTGGAAGCGGCAGACGCTGGGCATGAACCCCCGATGCCGCCAGCGACAGCGCCACGGCCGCGAGAACGACTCTCCCGACTTTTCGCATCGACCTTTCTTCACCCCGTGCTGTGTCTCTGGGCGTTACCTTCCTCCTCTCAAATGAGTTCGGGCATAGTCCCGAACCCAGGCCAACCACCCTTCGGCAGCCCGGCAGTCTTGGGGTCCTTCGTGGCTGAGCGTTAGGGCCTGGAGCAGCGCGGAGGAGGCGAGGACCCGTAGCTTTGCGGCCCTGGGTTTTCCCAGGTGTGCCTTTATCGAGGCAACCTGAAATGTTACGTCCGTTGTTACGAAGACGCGCCACCCCAACGGGCAGGAGGCGCGCGCAAAGCGATGTCCAGGCGGCCACTACCCCGCGCTACACCCACTTGGCAGCCGATCCCGTGCGGCAGGCAGCCGACAGGATCTCGGGCGAGATTGCAGAGGCGATGATTGGGAAGGCGACAAGACCGCCCAGCGCTGGCGGCCAGCGGCGCCGACTAGGCGGTAGCTAGTCCAGCGACGCCTGGTTCGTGCCGGAGCCGCCCGCGAATCGGCGACCAGCGAGCCGCACCCGCGTGAAGGTGCCGGAGAAGAGGCCGGCGATCCATGTCATCCGAGCTGGGTAACACAATCGGACCATCTGCAGGGTTGACACTGCAGCGCGTGTTATCCACAGTGCACGAAAACTCATGCAGTCCTAGTCTCGGTCGTCCGACTAGGACATCGTTCGCGTATCATTCCTTCAGCGAATGACGTCGACCCCGGAGCAGCACACCGGCCACCCCGGGCTTCTCAGCACGGAGCTGGTCAACGGCGTGACCCACGGCGTCGGCCTGGGCTTGAGCATCGCCGGCCTGGCGGTGCTGATCGTTCTCGCAAGCCGCTACGGCGAGCCGATCCATATCGTGGCGTGTGCGGTCTACGGCGCGACGCTCACCCTTCTCTACCTGGCTTCGACTGTCTACCACAGTGTCCAGCACACACGCGCCAAGAGAGTGCTGCGGATCATCGACCACTCGGCGATCTTCTTGTTGATCGCCGGCACCTATACGCCCTTTGCCCTCGTGGTGCTCGAGGGGACCACCGGCTGGTGTGTGTTCGGGGTGATCTGGGGTCTCGCCCTGGTCGGCGTGGTCCTTAAATTGTTCCTCACCGGACGCTTTCGCGTCGCGTCGGTTCTGGTCTACGTCGGGATGGGCTGGCTGGCGCTGTTCATCTTCGAGCCGCTGGCCGAGCGGATCGGGAGCGGCGGGATCATCTGGCTTCTCGCCGGCGGCATCGCCTACACGGGCGGGCTGGTGTTCTACGGGTGGAAGTCGCTCCCCCATCACCATGCCATCTGGCATCTCTTCGTGATGGCGGGCAGCACCTGCCACTTCTTTGCGGTGATGCTGCACGTTCTGCCGCTCGATTGACGTGATCTCTCGAGCACTCGGGTCCTACGGAAACCTCGGGGCGCCGAGCTCAGGGCGCGAGGGTCGGATCGATCTCGATGATCAGCGTCGCGCCGTCCTCGACCACGAACCCGCTCCCCAGAATCACTGCCTGGCCGGCACGAAGCGTGACCGTCGCCCCGGCTTTGACGACGAAGTTGGTCACTATGATGGTTTGCTGCGCTTCGAACGTCTCGGTCCCCGTGACTTCGCCAAAGAGCTCGCGAGTCGTCGGCGGATCGCTGCTCAGAGTATCCGAGTCGGTCGCCGAGTTGTTGGCGGGATCAGGGTCGGTTCCGCCCGCTGGCACGGTCACCGTCGCCGTGTTCTCGAGCGTT is part of the bacterium genome and encodes:
- a CDS encoding hemolysin III family protein — its product is MTSTPEQHTGHPGLLSTELVNGVTHGVGLGLSIAGLAVLIVLASRYGEPIHIVACAVYGATLTLLYLASTVYHSVQHTRAKRVLRIIDHSAIFLLIAGTYTPFALVVLEGTTGWCVFGVIWGLALVGVVLKLFLTGRFRVASVLVYVGMGWLALFIFEPLAERIGSGGIIWLLAGGIAYTGGLVFYGWKSLPHHHAIWHLFVMAGSTCHFFAVMLHVLPLD